In Vibrio sp. 10N, the following proteins share a genomic window:
- the suhB gene encoding inositol-1-monophosphatase yields MHPMLNIAIRAARKAGNHIAKSLENTDKIESVQKGTNDFVTNVDKEAEAIIISTIQASYPDHSIIAEEGGLIEGKDSDVQWIIDPLDGTTNFVQGIPTFSVSIAVRIKGKTEVACVYDPMVNELFTAQRGAGAQLNNARIRVKQLKDIKGTVIGTGFPFKQKQHSESYFKIMSSMFVECSDFRRAGSAALDLCYVAAGRLDGYFELGLKPWDMAAGELIAREAGAIVTDFSGGTEYMKSGNVVASSARGVKAMLKHIRENGNEAILK; encoded by the coding sequence ATGCATCCAATGCTAAACATCGCTATACGCGCTGCGCGTAAAGCGGGCAACCATATTGCTAAATCACTAGAAAACACTGACAAGATTGAGTCAGTACAGAAAGGCACTAATGACTTCGTTACTAACGTAGACAAAGAAGCCGAAGCAATCATCATCAGCACTATCCAAGCTTCATACCCAGACCACAGCATCATTGCTGAAGAGGGTGGCCTAATCGAAGGTAAAGATAGTGACGTACAATGGATCATCGACCCACTGGATGGCACCACTAACTTCGTACAAGGCATTCCTACTTTCTCTGTGTCTATTGCAGTTCGCATCAAAGGCAAAACAGAAGTAGCGTGTGTTTACGACCCAATGGTTAACGAGCTTTTCACTGCACAACGCGGTGCTGGCGCTCAGCTTAACAATGCACGTATCCGTGTAAAACAGCTTAAAGATATCAAAGGTACTGTTATCGGTACTGGCTTCCCATTCAAGCAGAAGCAACACTCTGAAAGCTACTTCAAAATCATGTCTTCAATGTTTGTTGAGTGCTCTGACTTCCGTCGTGCTGGCTCTGCAGCTCTAGACCTATGTTACGTTGCAGCAGGTCGTCTAGACGGTTACTTCGAGCTTGGTCTAAAACCATGGGACATGGCAGCAGGCGAACTGATTGCTCGTGAAGCTGGCGCTATCGTAACTGACTTCTCTGGCGGTACTGAGTACATGAAGTCTGGTAACGTTGTTGCTTCAAGCGCACGTGGCGTGAAAGCGATGCTTAAACACATCCGTGAAAACGGTAACGAAGCTATCCTTAAGTAA
- the trmJ gene encoding tRNA (cytosine(32)/uridine(32)-2'-O)-methyltransferase TrmJ gives MLDNVKIVLVGTSHSGNIGSAARAMKVMGLSQMVLVDPQCEVDSQAIALAAGASDIALGAKVVSTLEEAVEDCGLVVGSSARSRTLDWPMIEPRECGKKFAVEGEKHAVALVFGRERTGLTNDELQLCHYHTCIPANPEYSSLNLAMAVQTLSYEVRVAHLEREAQQYAEPSEVDYPRHKELELFYQHLEKVIMDTQFISKDKPGLVMNKLRRMFSRTRPEASEINTLRGILTSVEKAIGVKK, from the coding sequence ATGCTAGACAACGTAAAAATCGTCCTGGTTGGGACTTCTCATTCTGGAAATATTGGCTCGGCAGCTCGAGCGATGAAGGTAATGGGACTGAGCCAGATGGTGCTGGTGGACCCTCAATGTGAGGTGGATTCACAGGCGATTGCGTTGGCTGCCGGTGCTAGTGATATAGCACTGGGTGCAAAAGTTGTGTCTACACTAGAAGAAGCAGTGGAAGATTGTGGTCTTGTTGTTGGTTCTAGTGCACGCTCTCGTACACTAGATTGGCCGATGATTGAGCCAAGAGAGTGTGGTAAGAAATTTGCCGTAGAAGGTGAAAAACACGCAGTTGCGTTAGTATTTGGGCGCGAACGAACGGGCTTGACCAATGATGAGCTGCAGCTTTGTCACTACCATACGTGTATTCCTGCAAACCCAGAGTACAGCTCGCTCAATCTTGCTATGGCGGTGCAAACCCTTAGCTATGAAGTACGAGTGGCGCATCTAGAGCGCGAAGCACAACAGTATGCCGAGCCGAGTGAAGTGGATTACCCGCGTCACAAAGAGCTGGAATTATTCTACCAACACCTTGAAAAAGTCATCATGGATACCCAGTTTATTTCTAAAGACAAACCGGGTCTCGTGATGAATAAGCTGCGTAGAATGTTTAGTCGAACGCGTCCTGAAGCTTCGGAAATCAACACGTTACGTGGTATTTTGACCTCAGTTGAAAAAGCGATAGGGGTTAAAAAATAA
- the iscR gene encoding Fe-S cluster assembly transcriptional regulator IscR, whose protein sequence is MRLTSKGRYAVTAMLDVALHSQQSPVPLADISERQGISLSYLEQLFSKLRKAGLVASVRGPGGGYRLGAEATEISIGTVIAAVDESVDATKCAGKGDCQGGTRCLTHTLWRDLSSRISDFLNNITLGELMVDNEVLEISDRQDVDLAVNHGFSRKSTSTAPIGINVRS, encoded by the coding sequence ATGAGACTTACATCAAAAGGAAGATATGCAGTAACAGCGATGCTTGATGTCGCACTGCACTCACAGCAAAGCCCAGTACCTCTAGCGGACATCTCTGAACGTCAAGGTATCTCTTTGTCTTATCTAGAACAGCTGTTCTCCAAACTGCGCAAAGCGGGTCTGGTTGCAAGTGTTCGTGGTCCTGGTGGTGGTTACCGCTTGGGCGCAGAGGCAACTGAGATTTCGATTGGTACGGTTATCGCTGCAGTTGATGAATCGGTTGATGCAACAAAATGTGCTGGCAAAGGAGATTGCCAAGGTGGTACACGTTGTCTCACACATACACTGTGGAGAGATTTAAGCTCTCGCATCAGTGACTTCCTAAATAACATCACTCTTGGCGAGTTGATGGTAGATAACGAAGTATTAGAAATTTCAGACCGACAAGACGTAGATCTTGCGGTAAATCATGGGTTCTCAAGAAAAAGTACAAGCACCGCACCCATCGGAATCAATGTTCGCTCGTAG
- a CDS encoding IscS subfamily cysteine desulfurase: MKLPIYLDYSATCPVDPRVAEKMVQYMTMDGTFGNPASRSHRFGWQAEEAVDNAREQIADLLNADPREVVFTSGATESDNLAIKGAAHFYSKKGKHIITVKTEHKAVLDPCRQLEREGFEVTYLEPESNGIVDLAKLEAAMREDTVLVSIMHVNNEIGVVQDITAIGELCRSKKIVFHVDAAQSAGKLPIDVQEMKVDLISLSAHKVYGPKGIGALYVRRKPRIRLEAQMHGGGHERGFRSGTLPTHQIVGMGEAFAVAKQDMQKDYDHAKALRDRLLNGVKDLEAVTVNGDLEQRVPHNLNVSFAFVEGESLLMSLKDLAVSSGSACTSASLEPSYVLRALGLNDELAHSSVRFSFGRFTTEEDIDFAIEQIRTAVNKLRDMSPLWDMYKEGIDLDTVEWAHH, from the coding sequence ATGAAACTGCCTATTTATCTAGACTACTCTGCCACTTGCCCTGTCGATCCAAGGGTTGCAGAAAAAATGGTTCAATACATGACGATGGATGGTACCTTCGGTAACCCTGCGTCACGTTCTCACCGTTTTGGTTGGCAAGCAGAAGAAGCAGTAGATAACGCTCGTGAACAGATCGCTGATCTGTTAAACGCAGACCCTCGCGAAGTCGTATTTACGTCCGGCGCTACTGAGTCTGACAACCTTGCTATTAAAGGTGCTGCGCACTTCTACAGCAAAAAAGGTAAGCACATCATCACGGTTAAGACAGAGCACAAAGCGGTTCTTGACCCATGCCGTCAGCTAGAGCGTGAAGGCTTCGAAGTGACTTACTTAGAGCCAGAATCAAACGGTATTGTTGACCTTGCTAAGCTAGAAGCGGCAATGCGTGAAGACACAGTGCTTGTGTCAATCATGCACGTAAACAACGAAATCGGTGTTGTACAAGACATTACTGCTATCGGCGAGCTATGCCGTAGTAAGAAAATCGTATTCCACGTAGATGCAGCACAATCTGCAGGCAAATTGCCTATCGACGTTCAAGAAATGAAAGTCGACTTGATTTCACTATCTGCTCATAAAGTTTACGGACCAAAAGGTATTGGCGCACTCTATGTACGTCGTAAGCCACGTATTCGTCTAGAAGCGCAAATGCACGGCGGCGGTCATGAGCGTGGTTTCCGCTCTGGCACACTACCTACTCACCAAATCGTGGGTATGGGCGAAGCCTTTGCTGTCGCTAAGCAAGATATGCAGAAAGATTATGACCATGCGAAAGCATTGCGCGATCGTCTACTTAATGGCGTTAAAGATCTTGAAGCCGTGACTGTCAATGGTGACCTAGAACAGCGTGTTCCTCACAACCTAAACGTGAGTTTTGCTTTCGTAGAAGGTGAGTCGCTACTAATGTCGCTGAAAGACCTAGCAGTATCTTCTGGTTCTGCCTGTACATCAGCAAGTCTTGAGCCTTCATACGTGCTGCGTGCACTTGGCTTAAACGATGAGCTTGCACACAGCTCAGTTCGCTTCTCATTTGGTCGTTTCACCACTGAAGAAGATATCGATTTTGCGATTGAGCAGATCAGAACAGCAGTAAACAAATTACGTGACATGTCTCCTCTATGGGATATGTATAAAGAAGGGATTGACCTAGACACGGTTGAGTGGGCACACCACTAA
- the iscU gene encoding Fe-S cluster assembly scaffold IscU has translation MAYSEKVIDHYENPRNVGSFDKNDPAVGSGMVGAPACGDVMKLQIKVTPEGIIEDAKFKTYGCGSAIASSSLVTEWVKGKSIDEAAAIKNSEIAEELELPPVKVHCSILAEDAIKAAVADYKKKHD, from the coding sequence ATGGCGTATAGTGAAAAAGTAATTGACCACTATGAGAACCCACGTAACGTAGGTTCATTTGATAAGAATGATCCGGCTGTGGGTAGTGGTATGGTTGGCGCACCAGCGTGTGGTGACGTAATGAAACTGCAAATCAAGGTGACACCAGAAGGTATCATCGAAGATGCGAAGTTTAAAACTTACGGTTGTGGTTCAGCGATCGCTTCAAGCTCACTAGTAACTGAGTGGGTAAAAGGTAAATCTATCGATGAAGCCGCTGCAATCAAAAACTCTGAGATTGCAGAAGAACTAGAGTTGCCACCAGTGAAAGTTCACTGCTCAATTCTTGCTGAAGATGCAATCAAAGCAGCGGTTGCGGACTACAAGAAGAAGCACGACTAA
- the iscA gene encoding iron-sulfur cluster assembly protein IscA, which produces MAISMTDAAASRVKTFLDNRGKGIGLRLGVKTTGCSGMAYVLEFVDELDEGDSVFEHSGVKVIIDAKSLVYLDGTELDYVKEGLNEGFEFNNPNAKGECGCGESFNV; this is translated from the coding sequence ATGGCCATCTCAATGACAGACGCAGCAGCGAGCCGAGTTAAGACATTTTTAGACAATCGCGGCAAAGGTATTGGATTGCGCTTAGGCGTAAAAACCACCGGTTGCTCTGGTATGGCTTACGTTCTTGAGTTCGTTGATGAACTGGATGAAGGCGATTCGGTGTTTGAGCACTCAGGTGTAAAAGTCATCATCGATGCGAAGAGCTTGGTTTATCTCGATGGCACAGAGCTCGATTATGTAAAAGAAGGCTTGAACGAAGGTTTTGAGTTCAACAACCCAAATGCGAAAGGCGAGTGTGGTTGTGGTGAAAGCTTCAATGTTTAA
- the hscB gene encoding co-chaperone HscB yields MNHFELFGLPVQFQLDGSLLSSQFRELQKRFHPDNFATASERDRLLAVQKAAQINDAYQVLKKPISRAEYLLAENGVDIRAEQQTLQDPMFLMEQMELREELEDLASSSDPESELFDFEAKVSKMFKVQLSELEGQLSQAEWPTAADSVRKLKFIAKLQSEIEQLEDKLLG; encoded by the coding sequence ATGAACCATTTCGAATTATTTGGGCTACCTGTTCAGTTTCAGTTGGACGGTAGCCTTCTTTCTTCTCAGTTCCGAGAACTGCAAAAACGCTTTCACCCAGACAACTTTGCCACTGCCTCTGAGCGCGATCGCCTGTTGGCTGTGCAAAAAGCAGCGCAAATCAATGATGCTTACCAAGTGCTGAAAAAGCCGATTTCTCGCGCCGAATACCTTTTGGCCGAAAACGGTGTCGACATTCGTGCTGAGCAGCAAACATTGCAAGACCCTATGTTCTTAATGGAACAGATGGAACTTCGAGAAGAATTGGAAGACCTAGCGTCTTCGAGCGACCCTGAATCAGAACTTTTTGACTTTGAAGCTAAGGTCAGCAAAATGTTCAAGGTCCAGTTATCAGAATTAGAAGGTCAGCTTTCGCAAGCCGAATGGCCAACTGCTGCTGATAGCGTTAGAAAACTTAAATTTATCGCCAAGTTGCAAAGTGAAATAGAACAGCTAGAAGATAAGCTGCTTGGTTAA
- the hscA gene encoding Fe-S protein assembly chaperone HscA, translated as MALLQIAEPGQSSAPHEHKLAAGIDLGTTNSLVATVRSGEAATLPDANGNKILPSAVRYAADNTIVGIDARDNAALDPVNTIISVKRLLGRSLADVQTRYPSMPYSLTESENGLPVLQTAGGAKNPIQVSSDILKTLGKRAEESLGGELAGVVITVPAYFDDAQRQGTKDAANLAGMHVLRLLNEPTAAAIAYGLDSGQEGVIAVYDLGGGTFDISILRLSRGVFEVLATGGDSALGGDDFDHLVADYLQQQVGKSKLNAHEQRELLDAATQAKIDLSQNDVATVNALGWQGELTKAQFEDLIRPLVKKTLLSCRRALKDAEVDAEDVLEVVMVGGSTRTPLVREMVGDFFGKTPLTSINPDEVVAIGAAIQADILAGNKPDSEMLLLDVLPLSLGIETMGGLVEKIVPRNTTIPVARAQEFTTFKDGQTAMSVHVVQGEREMVDDCRSLARFSLKGIPPMAAGAAHIRVTYQVDADGLLSVTAMEKSTGVQSEIQVKPSYGLSDDEVTNMLKDSMTYAKDDMLARALAEQRVEADRVIEGLIAAMQADGDALLNEEEKQALVKAIEALIELRNGDNADAIEQGIKDTDKASQEFASRRMDKSIREALAGQSVDNI; from the coding sequence ATGGCATTACTTCAAATCGCAGAGCCTGGCCAAAGCTCCGCACCACACGAACATAAACTGGCTGCGGGCATTGACCTAGGTACAACCAACTCGCTTGTCGCGACAGTAAGAAGTGGTGAAGCCGCGACATTGCCAGATGCCAACGGTAACAAGATTCTCCCGTCTGCGGTTCGCTACGCAGCAGACAACACTATTGTTGGTATCGATGCTCGTGATAACGCAGCACTGGATCCTGTTAACACCATCATTTCTGTGAAGCGTCTACTCGGCCGCTCACTGGCAGACGTTCAGACTCGTTACCCGTCAATGCCATATTCGCTAACAGAAAGCGAGAATGGCCTACCTGTTCTGCAAACCGCAGGCGGCGCAAAGAACCCGATTCAAGTCTCTTCTGACATTCTTAAAACGCTCGGTAAGCGCGCAGAAGAATCGCTGGGCGGCGAACTGGCAGGTGTGGTGATTACCGTTCCAGCGTATTTCGATGATGCGCAGCGTCAAGGCACCAAAGATGCGGCAAACCTAGCGGGTATGCATGTTTTGCGTCTTCTTAACGAACCTACTGCGGCAGCCATCGCTTATGGTCTAGATAGTGGTCAAGAAGGCGTGATTGCGGTTTACGATTTAGGTGGTGGTACCTTCGATATCTCTATCCTACGTTTATCTCGTGGTGTATTTGAAGTACTGGCAACGGGCGGTGATTCAGCGCTGGGTGGTGATGATTTCGACCACCTCGTTGCCGATTACTTACAGCAGCAAGTTGGTAAGTCAAAGCTTAACGCTCATGAGCAACGTGAATTACTGGACGCAGCGACACAAGCGAAAATCGATCTGAGCCAAAATGATGTTGCGACTGTCAACGCTCTTGGCTGGCAAGGTGAACTGACGAAAGCACAGTTTGAAGACCTAATTCGTCCACTTGTGAAGAAGACACTGCTTTCATGTCGCCGTGCTTTGAAAGATGCGGAAGTCGATGCAGAAGACGTCCTAGAAGTTGTCATGGTAGGCGGTTCGACTCGTACACCATTGGTTCGTGAAATGGTTGGCGACTTCTTTGGTAAAACGCCACTGACTAGCATCAACCCAGACGAAGTTGTCGCGATTGGCGCGGCGATTCAAGCGGACATTCTTGCAGGTAATAAGCCTGACTCAGAAATGCTGCTGTTGGATGTTCTTCCACTATCGTTGGGTATTGAAACCATGGGTGGCTTGGTCGAGAAGATCGTTCCACGCAACACCACGATTCCAGTAGCACGCGCCCAAGAATTTACCACGTTCAAAGATGGCCAAACGGCGATGTCCGTGCACGTAGTGCAAGGTGAGCGTGAGATGGTGGACGATTGCCGTTCATTGGCTCGTTTCTCACTAAAAGGCATTCCACCGATGGCAGCGGGTGCAGCTCATATCCGCGTGACGTATCAAGTTGATGCTGACGGTCTGCTTTCTGTTACTGCGATGGAAAAGAGCACCGGTGTTCAGTCAGAAATCCAAGTGAAGCCATCTTACGGTCTTAGCGATGACGAAGTCACCAACATGCTCAAAGACTCGATGACTTACGCCAAAGACGATATGTTAGCACGTGCATTGGCTGAGCAGCGCGTTGAAGCGGATCGTGTGATTGAAGGCCTAATCGCTGCGATGCAAGCGGACGGTGATGCACTTCTAAACGAAGAAGAAAAACAGGCATTGGTTAAAGCGATTGAAGCGCTCATTGAACTTCGCAATGGCGATAATGCCGATGCTATTGAACAAGGTATTAAAGACACTGATAAAGCGAGCCAAGAGTTTGCTTCACGTCGAATGGACAAGTCCATCCGTGAAGCGTTGGCGGGCCAATCAGTTGATAACATTTAG
- the fdx gene encoding ISC system 2Fe-2S type ferredoxin has translation MPKIVVLPHEDLCPEGAVLEANEGETVLDVALKNGIGIEHACEKSCACTTCHVIIREGFDSLEESEELEDDMLDKAWGLEPESRLGCQAVVADEDLVVEIPKYTLNHASEDH, from the coding sequence ATGCCAAAAATTGTTGTTCTGCCCCATGAAGATCTCTGCCCAGAAGGCGCAGTATTAGAGGCTAATGAAGGCGAAACTGTATTAGACGTAGCGCTAAAGAACGGTATTGGAATTGAACACGCTTGTGAAAAGTCGTGTGCATGTACCACTTGTCACGTCATCATCCGTGAAGGCTTCGATTCACTTGAAGAAAGTGAAGAGCTTGAAGACGATATGCTGGACAAAGCATGGGGTCTAGAGCCAGAGTCTCGCCTTGGTTGCCAAGCGGTAGTGGCGGATGAAGATCTGGTTGTTGAAATTCCAAAGTACACATTGAACCACGCATCTGAAGATCACTAA
- the iscX gene encoding Fe-S cluster assembly protein IscX produces the protein MSLKWTDSRDIAIELCDQFPETDPKTVRFTDLHKWITDLEDFDDDPNRSNEKILEAVILCWMDEYD, from the coding sequence ATGAGCTTAAAATGGACTGATTCTCGTGATATCGCTATCGAGCTGTGCGATCAATTTCCAGAAACTGACCCGAAAACGGTCCGTTTCACAGACTTGCATAAATGGATTACAGACTTGGAAGACTTTGACGATGATCCAAATCGCTCAAATGAAAAAATCCTCGAAGCTGTGATTTTATGCTGGATGGATGAGTACGATTAA
- the pepB gene encoding aminopeptidase PepB, which produces MSSTMSVFISQDTAAPQWGDKAIISFSEQGATIHIGEGHDLGAIQRAARKLDSQGISNATLAGEGWDLESSWAFYQGYRNAKKSTQVTLAELSDQDKKELEARIKASNWTRDIINKSAEEVAPRQLATMAAEFIKSTAPEHVTYRIVKDKDLLTEGWEGIFAVGRGSERTSAMLQLDYNPTGDENAPVFACLVGKGITFDSGGYSLKPSNFMTAMKADMGGAGTITGGLGLAIMRGLNKRVKLILCCAENMVSGRALKLGDVITYKNGKTVEIMNTDAEGRLVLADGLIYASEQNPELIIDCATLTGAAKNALGNDYHAIMSFDDELTHQALTNANQEKEGLWPLPLADFHRGMLPSNFADLSNISSGDYSPGASTAAAFLSYFVEDYKKGWLHFDCAGTYRKSGTDKWSAGATGMGVRTLARLLTEQADK; this is translated from the coding sequence ATGTCTAGCACAATGTCGGTATTTATCAGCCAAGACACGGCAGCACCGCAATGGGGCGACAAGGCTATTATTTCATTTTCTGAGCAAGGCGCGACGATTCACATCGGTGAAGGTCATGATCTTGGCGCGATTCAACGCGCTGCTCGCAAGCTCGATTCACAAGGCATTTCAAACGCCACACTGGCTGGCGAAGGTTGGGATCTAGAGTCATCTTGGGCTTTCTACCAAGGCTACCGCAACGCCAAGAAAAGCACTCAAGTCACATTGGCAGAACTCAGCGATCAAGACAAAAAAGAGCTTGAAGCACGCATCAAAGCCTCTAACTGGACGCGCGATATCATCAACAAGAGTGCTGAAGAAGTGGCGCCACGCCAACTTGCGACAATGGCAGCTGAGTTCATCAAGTCGACAGCTCCAGAGCACGTCACCTACCGCATCGTTAAAGACAAAGATCTACTGACAGAAGGTTGGGAAGGTATCTTTGCCGTTGGTCGTGGTTCTGAGCGTACTTCTGCGATGCTACAACTGGACTACAACCCAACGGGCGATGAAAATGCGCCAGTATTCGCTTGTCTAGTGGGTAAAGGTATTACATTTGATTCAGGTGGTTACAGCCTAAAACCATCGAATTTTATGACAGCAATGAAAGCGGACATGGGCGGTGCTGGTACTATTACTGGCGGTCTTGGTCTCGCGATCATGCGTGGCTTGAACAAGCGTGTGAAACTCATTCTATGCTGCGCTGAAAACATGGTATCGGGTCGCGCGCTTAAGCTAGGTGATGTGATTACCTATAAAAATGGTAAGACAGTCGAGATCATGAATACTGACGCGGAAGGTCGTTTGGTATTGGCTGACGGTCTTATCTACGCGAGTGAGCAAAACCCTGAACTTATCATTGATTGTGCCACTCTGACTGGTGCTGCTAAGAACGCACTGGGTAACGATTACCATGCCATCATGTCATTTGATGATGAGTTAACGCATCAAGCGTTGACTAATGCGAACCAAGAGAAAGAAGGCCTATGGCCACTGCCATTGGCGGACTTCCACCGCGGTATGTTGCCATCGAACTTTGCTGACTTGTCCAACATCAGCAGTGGTGACTACTCTCCAGGTGCAAGCACGGCGGCGGCATTCTTGTCTTACTTTGTTGAAGACTACAAGAAAGGTTGGTTGCACTTTGATTGCGCGGGTACCTACCGTAAATCAGGCACAGACAAATGGTCAGCAGGCGCGACAGGTATGGGCGTTCGAACGTTAGCTCGTCTACTGACTGAGCAAGCGGATAAATAA
- the ndk gene encoding nucleoside-diphosphate kinase — protein sequence MALERTFSIVKPDAVKRNLIGEIYHRIEKAGLSIIAAKMVHLTDEQAKGFYAEHEGKPFFDDLRAFMTSGPIMVQVLEGEDAISRYRELMGKTNPEEAACGTIRADYALSMRHNSVHGSDSPESAAREIEFFFPQSEICPR from the coding sequence ATGGCCCTAGAAAGAACATTCTCTATCGTTAAACCGGATGCAGTTAAGCGTAACCTGATTGGTGAGATCTACCACCGTATCGAAAAAGCTGGCCTGTCTATTATCGCCGCTAAGATGGTACATCTTACCGATGAGCAGGCGAAAGGCTTCTATGCAGAGCATGAAGGTAAACCGTTTTTCGATGATCTTCGTGCATTCATGACCTCTGGACCTATCATGGTTCAAGTCCTTGAGGGTGAAGATGCGATCAGTCGTTACCGAGAGCTAATGGGAAAAACCAACCCAGAAGAAGCCGCGTGTGGCACCATTCGTGCGGACTACGCACTAAGCATGCGTCATAACTCAGTACACGGCTCGGATAGCCCAGAGTCAGCAGCACGTGAGATTGAGTTTTTCTTTCCACAGTCAGAAATTTGCCCTCGCTAA
- a CDS encoding bifunctional tRNA (adenosine(37)-C2)-methyltransferase TrmG/ribosomal RNA large subunit methyltransferase RlmN, giving the protein MTTQKVNLLDFDRKGMRQFFQEELGEKAFRADQVMKWIYHFGVDDFEKMTNINKKLREKLIRLAEIKAPTVSEAQHSSDGTIKWAMRVGDQDVETVYIPDDDRATLCVSSQVGCALECKFCSTAQQGFNRNLKVSEIIGQVWRAAREIGLEKETGRRPITNVVMMGMGEPLLNMKNLMPALELMLDDLGFGLSKRRVTVSTSGVVSGLDQMTGQIDVALAISLHAPNDKLRSEIMPINDRWDIQDFLASVRRYIASSNANRGKVTVEYVLLDHVNDDMGHARELAELLKDTPAKINLIPFNPYPGSPYKKPSNSRIDRFMKTLMQYDYTVTVRKTRGDDIDAACGQLVGDVIDRTKRTQQIAAQKGQQAIPVKAL; this is encoded by the coding sequence ATGACCACACAAAAAGTCAATCTACTCGATTTTGATCGCAAGGGTATGCGTCAGTTTTTCCAAGAGGAACTGGGCGAAAAAGCCTTCCGCGCTGATCAAGTTATGAAGTGGATCTATCATTTTGGTGTCGACGACTTCGAGAAGATGACCAACATCAATAAGAAACTGCGTGAGAAGCTGATCCGTTTGGCTGAAATTAAAGCGCCAACGGTTTCTGAAGCTCAGCATTCATCTGATGGCACCATCAAGTGGGCAATGCGTGTTGGTGATCAAGATGTGGAAACGGTTTATATCCCAGATGACGACCGTGCAACGTTGTGTGTGTCTTCACAAGTAGGTTGTGCGTTAGAATGTAAGTTCTGTTCAACGGCTCAGCAAGGCTTCAACCGTAACCTGAAAGTGTCTGAAATCATTGGTCAGGTGTGGCGCGCAGCTCGAGAGATCGGTCTTGAAAAAGAAACTGGTCGCCGCCCAATTACTAACGTAGTAATGATGGGCATGGGTGAGCCTCTTTTGAATATGAAAAATCTAATGCCAGCACTTGAGCTTATGCTTGATGATCTTGGTTTTGGTTTGTCTAAGCGCCGTGTGACCGTATCGACGTCTGGTGTTGTGTCTGGCCTTGATCAGATGACAGGGCAAATTGACGTAGCATTGGCTATCTCACTGCACGCGCCAAACGATAAGCTTCGTAGCGAAATCATGCCAATCAATGACCGTTGGGATATTCAAGATTTCTTGGCTTCTGTTCGTCGCTATATTGCATCGTCGAACGCAAACCGCGGTAAAGTGACGGTAGAATATGTGCTGCTTGATCATGTGAATGACGACATGGGTCATGCGCGCGAATTGGCCGAGCTGCTTAAAGATACACCGGCTAAGATCAACCTGATCCCGTTCAACCCGTATCCAGGTTCGCCTTACAAAAAGCCAAGTAACTCACGTATCGACCGTTTCATGAAAACTCTGATGCAGTACGATTACACCGTGACGGTTCGTAAGACCCGTGGTGACGATATTGATGCCGCATGTGGTCAGCTTGTCGGTGACGTTATTGACCGAACCAAGCGTACTCAGCAAATTGCTGCACAAAAGGGACAACAAGCGATCCCTGTCAAAGCACTCTAG